In Trichocoleus desertorum NBK24, the following are encoded in one genomic region:
- a CDS encoding D-glycerate dehydrogenase: MSQFKVFITRRLPTILEKLEAIAEIEVWLERQPPAYEVLREKVQAIDGLLCLLTDQIDQALIAANPGLKVISQMAVGFDNIDIGAATAHKIPVGHTPGVLTDATADLTWALLMAMARRVVEGDRFTHQGKWQTWEPDLLLGLNVSGATLGIVGFGRIGQAMARRTKGFEMRILYTDLHRAHPELEQALGAEFVSFEQLLQQSDFITIHTVLSAETHHLFSDRQFEQMQRSAILINTARGPIVDPAALHRALSGGQIAGAALDVTDPEPISSDSPLLTLDNLIITPHIGSASLQTRKQMADIAIANLIAGLKGDRLTHCVNPEVYS; encoded by the coding sequence ATGTCTCAATTTAAAGTTTTTATTACCCGTCGTCTCCCTACAATTCTAGAGAAACTAGAAGCGATCGCTGAGATTGAGGTTTGGCTGGAGCGACAGCCACCCGCTTATGAAGTGTTGCGAGAGAAAGTACAGGCGATCGATGGCTTACTCTGTCTCCTGACCGATCAAATTGATCAAGCTTTAATCGCAGCCAATCCTGGGCTAAAAGTAATTAGCCAAATGGCCGTAGGTTTCGACAACATTGATATTGGGGCTGCTACCGCTCACAAAATTCCCGTAGGCCATACCCCAGGAGTGCTAACTGATGCCACCGCAGATCTTACTTGGGCCTTGTTGATGGCAATGGCCCGACGAGTGGTAGAGGGCGATCGCTTTACTCACCAAGGGAAGTGGCAAACTTGGGAACCCGATTTACTGTTGGGGCTAAATGTTTCTGGTGCAACGTTAGGAATTGTGGGGTTTGGCCGCATTGGGCAAGCAATGGCCCGACGAACCAAGGGGTTTGAAATGCGGATTCTCTACACAGATCTCCATCGGGCTCATCCTGAGCTAGAGCAAGCTCTAGGAGCAGAATTTGTCTCCTTTGAGCAACTGTTACAGCAATCGGATTTCATCACGATTCATACGGTGCTCTCTGCCGAAACTCATCATCTATTTAGCGATCGCCAATTTGAGCAAATGCAACGATCAGCGATTTTAATCAATACTGCCCGTGGGCCAATTGTAGACCCAGCCGCATTGCATCGGGCGCTGAGCGGAGGGCAGATTGCGGGGGCAGCGCTGGATGTCACCGACCCAGAACCGATTTCCTCCGACAGTCCTTTACTGACCCTAGATAACCTCATCATCACGCCGCACATTGGCAGCGCTAGCCTACAAACTCGCAAGCAAATGGCAGATATCGCGATCGCTAACTTGATAGCAGGTCTCAAGGGCGATCGCCTAACTCACTGTGTTAATCCTGAAGTGTACAGCTAG
- the ubiG gene encoding bifunctional 2-polyprenyl-6-hydroxyphenol methylase/3-demethylubiquinol 3-O-methyltransferase UbiG: protein MRKSVVTNDLAFYDLSADQWWSETAKIYALHHLNAPRFEYFDRHIPSWEGLKVLDVGCGGGFSCEFLAQRGTIVSGIDQSRNCIAKAQEHALSNQLAIAYQHGYAEALPYPNDAFDVVVCVDVLEHVDDLKQTIAEIHRVLKPGGTFCFDTINRTLKSKLIMIWLLENILREIPAGIHDWQKFIQPTEMTTLMRSHHFEEIKIKGFNIFGETVLDNLTAYWHYRKTKGFQISINEDTSVMYIGKAKKAIAG from the coding sequence ATGCGTAAGTCAGTGGTTACTAATGATTTGGCATTTTATGACCTGAGCGCAGACCAGTGGTGGAGCGAAACAGCCAAGATCTATGCGCTTCACCATCTGAACGCCCCCCGCTTTGAGTACTTCGATCGCCATATCCCCAGTTGGGAAGGCTTAAAAGTTTTAGATGTTGGGTGTGGCGGTGGATTTTCCTGTGAGTTCTTAGCTCAGCGAGGCACGATCGTCTCAGGAATTGACCAATCTCGTAACTGCATTGCCAAAGCTCAGGAACATGCCCTGAGCAATCAACTGGCGATCGCCTACCAACACGGTTATGCTGAAGCGCTACCTTATCCGAATGATGCTTTTGATGTGGTCGTCTGTGTGGATGTGTTGGAGCATGTGGATGATCTCAAGCAGACGATCGCAGAAATTCATCGGGTACTGAAACCTGGTGGCACCTTCTGTTTCGACACCATCAATCGCACGTTGAAGTCAAAGTTGATCATGATTTGGCTGCTGGAAAATATCTTGCGAGAAATCCCAGCAGGCATTCATGATTGGCAAAAGTTTATCCAACCCACAGAGATGACTACTTTAATGCGATCGCACCATTTTGAGGAGATCAAGATCAAAGGCTTCAACATCTTTGGAGAGACGGTACTGGATAATCTAACTGCCTATTGGCACTACCGTAAAACCAAAGGCTTCCAGATCAGCATCAATGAAGATACATCTGTGATGTATATCGGCAAAGCGAAGAAGGCGATCGCTGGCTGA
- a CDS encoding IS630 family transposase (programmed frameshift), with protein sequence MNRTQALQAKAFDADEWQKLYYRNQQQYMRQRLSAIKLLHEGHSRTQVSEQVGCRYDTLTSWIDRYLSGGFSGLVSPIQHQKPSRLNPEQQQQLKDMVLRQRPTDYGYDRNLWTGAILSQVIEQRFGVRLKDSRIYELLGELGLSYQRAHRDYANADPKAQKEWVEAVKKLQSPPSGERTVFFDEFALYDRPSLFYGWAERNTRPEVPSDERVRHKLNGLLCVDAHSGEEYFRLSAQAKTEDVSEYFAEFCLDCVELGYARVCIILDNNPTHKQKMQAQLAVHLEQMGLADSIQVEFLYLPSYSPKLNLVEYVIHLLRLRFLHHLPIGTTLAQIEQQLNQFFLSNQFLSAEQVQKTLNFIFSLVP encoded by the exons ATGAATCGAACTCAAGCCCTGCAAGCTAAGGCCTTTGATGCAGACGAGTGGCAGAAACTCTACTACCGCAACCAGCAACAGTACATGCGCCAACGATTGAGCGCAATCAAACTGCTGCATGAAGGGCACAGCCGTACCCAGGTGAGTGAGCAAGTGGGCTGTCGCTATGACACGTTAACGAGTTGGATAGACAGATATCTTAGCGGCGGATTCAGCGGCTTAGTCAGCCCGATTCAGCATCAAAAGCCTAGTCGGTTGAACCCAGAGCAACAACAGCAACTCAAAGACATGGTGCTGAGGCAACGACCCACCGATTACGGATACGATCGCAATCTGTGGACGGGAGCCATCCTATCGCAAGTGATTGAGCAACGCTTTGGGGTGCGCTTGAAAGACTCACGTATCTATGAATTGTTAGGCGAATTAGGCTTGTCTTATCAACGAGCGCATCGGGACTACGCCAACGCTGACCCAAAAGCGCAAAAAGAGTGGGTAGAGGCTGTA AAAAAACTGCAATCGCCTCCATCAGGTGAGCGCACTGTGTTTTTCGATGAGTTCGCGCTCTACGATCGCCCGAGTTTGTTTTATGGTTGGGCAGAACGCAATACTCGTCCAGAAGTGCCAAGTGATGAGCGGGTGCGTCACAAACTCAACGGTCTCCTGTGCGTTGATGCCCACAGCGGCGAAGAGTATTTTCGCCTGAGTGCACAGGCAAAAACAGAAGATGTTTCAGAGTACTTTGCAGAGTTCTGTTTAGACTGTGTGGAACTGGGCTACGCTCGAGTGTGCATTATTCTCGATAACAATCCGACTCATAAGCAAAAGATGCAAGCACAGCTTGCTGTGCATCTAGAACAAATGGGGCTGGCTGACTCGATTCAAGTTGAGTTTTTGTATTTGCCGTCCTACTCACCGAAGCTGAACTTGGTGGAATACGTGATTCATTTGCTGCGTTTACGATTTCTGCATCATCTTCCGATTGGAACGACGCTGGCACAGATTGAACAACAGTTGAATCAATTTTTCCTCTCGAACCAGTTTCTGTCGGCAGAACAAGTGCAGAAAACGCTCAATTTCATCTTTTCACTTGTTCCCTAA
- a CDS encoding uroporphyrinogen-III synthase, with amino-acid sequence MHLLHPSVVLPLQGKRILITAPRSYAARLSQALIAQGALPILMPAIATCHLENFTELYVALEHLDQYDWIAFTSRNGIEAFFERMRSLELSFSLIEHCQICAIGKDAEKLAEFGLKADLIPEESSPQGITAELAKIPDIAGQVVLVPVPEVEGVPEPDVVPNFVASLQQLGMIVHRVPTYLTRAIDKALYTVELALLKQGQIDAIAFSSTAEVSSFLQMVSETDYQNCAIACFGPYTAANTEKLGLPVQIVAADFSSFAGFAEAIAKFFADQA; translated from the coding sequence ATACATCTGTTACACCCCTCTGTTGTTCTCCCCTTACAGGGCAAACGTATTCTGATTACCGCTCCGCGCAGTTATGCCGCTCGGTTATCGCAAGCTTTGATTGCTCAAGGGGCATTGCCAATTTTGATGCCTGCGATCGCGACTTGTCATCTAGAGAACTTCACAGAGTTGTATGTCGCGTTAGAGCATCTAGATCAGTATGACTGGATTGCTTTCACCAGTCGGAACGGCATCGAAGCATTTTTTGAGCGAATGCGATCGCTAGAGCTATCCTTTTCCCTGATTGAACATTGCCAGATTTGTGCGATCGGAAAAGATGCTGAGAAACTAGCCGAGTTTGGCCTTAAAGCCGATTTGATTCCTGAAGAATCGAGTCCTCAAGGCATCACTGCTGAGCTAGCCAAGATACCTGATATTGCAGGGCAAGTTGTTTTGGTGCCAGTGCCAGAAGTTGAGGGCGTGCCAGAGCCTGATGTAGTCCCCAACTTTGTCGCCAGCTTGCAACAGCTAGGAATGATCGTGCATCGCGTTCCCACCTACCTAACTCGCGCCATTGATAAAGCCTTGTATACAGTCGAGTTAGCGCTACTCAAGCAGGGTCAGATCGATGCGATCGCCTTTAGCAGCACCGCCGAAGTCAGCAGTTTTCTACAAATGGTATCTGAGACAGACTACCAAAATTGTGCGATCGCTTGCTTTGGGCCTTACACAGCCGCCAATACCGAGAAGTTGGGTTTGCCAGTGCAGATTGTGGCAGCAGACTTTAGCTCTTTTGCTGGGTTTGCCGAGGCGATCGCTAAATTTTTTGCTGATCAAGCGTAG
- a CDS encoding diguanylate cyclase gives MKFPPLWISSAPPIPQEWHQDFQHESLLAVYARARMIAWFFLVYPVGMTLLLIFIHFVKKILVLVIVGILLSSIFILSFLVLVSQADISSRKKQQRLRSIVRLYAGSFLLIIDCGFLLTWYKTGLNTPYLVGIFIYTFLFYSPSKLNSFFYVLNFIFYLACIYIFKHPFHNILAAYVSGIVSTFTAWLIANQLFNAKVKEFINRRTIELQAEMLQQANERLNQLVCLDGLTQVANRYHFDQHLQQLWNLLSRSQKPLAILLCDVDYFKLYNDTYGHQAGDRCLQQVAMTIQKQVKRSGDLVARYGGEEFVVILSHTFGKDAVELAEKICKEVQQLNISHRFSPTEQVTISIGVSWVIPSVNYSSEQLIAVADKALYQAKHQGRNQVSDWKVAD, from the coding sequence ATGAAATTTCCACCCTTATGGATTAGTTCTGCTCCTCCGATTCCTCAGGAATGGCATCAAGATTTCCAACATGAATCGCTTCTAGCTGTTTACGCTAGGGCGAGAATGATCGCTTGGTTTTTCCTGGTTTACCCCGTAGGAATGACCCTGCTGTTAATTTTTATTCACTTTGTTAAGAAAATCTTAGTACTGGTTATCGTAGGGATTTTACTATCAAGTATCTTTATACTATCTTTTCTGGTCTTAGTAAGTCAGGCTGATATTTCATCTCGAAAAAAACAACAGCGGCTCAGAAGCATAGTGCGCCTCTATGCAGGTAGCTTCCTACTTATTATCGACTGTGGTTTTTTGCTTACTTGGTACAAGACGGGATTGAATACACCCTATCTTGTGGGCATTTTTATTTATACTTTCTTATTCTATTCTCCTAGTAAACTTAACTCATTCTTTTATGTTTTGAATTTTATATTTTACCTAGCTTGTATTTATATTTTCAAACACCCATTTCATAATATACTAGCTGCTTATGTATCAGGAATAGTGTCTACTTTTACTGCCTGGTTAATTGCCAACCAATTGTTTAATGCAAAAGTCAAAGAATTTATTAATCGGCGTACGATTGAATTACAGGCGGAAATGTTGCAACAGGCCAATGAACGCCTCAACCAGCTCGTTTGTTTAGATGGTTTAACTCAGGTCGCAAATCGGTATCATTTTGATCAGCATTTGCAACAGTTATGGAATTTGCTAAGCAGATCTCAAAAGCCGTTGGCAATTTTGCTTTGTGACGTTGATTATTTCAAGCTTTATAATGACACTTACGGCCATCAAGCGGGCGATCGGTGCCTGCAACAAGTAGCTATGACAATTCAAAAGCAAGTAAAGCGAAGTGGGGATTTGGTAGCTCGTTACGGTGGTGAAGAGTTTGTAGTGATTCTAAGCCATACATTCGGAAAGGATGCAGTTGAGCTAGCGGAAAAGATATGCAAGGAGGTACAGCAGTTAAATATTTCTCATCGTTTTTCTCCTACTGAGCAAGTAACCATCAGTATCGGAGTTTCTTGGGTTATTCCTTCTGTTAATTACAGCTCAGAGCAACTAATTGCCGTAGCAGATAAAGCGCTTTATCAGGCAAAACATCAGGGCCGAAACCAAGTTTCTGACTGGAAGGTAGCTGATTGA
- a CDS encoding alanine--glyoxylate aminotransferase family protein, whose translation MTLTLSINDAQRLQLAPLAAPTRLLLGPGPSNAHPDVLAAMSQTPVGHLDPTFLQLMDEIQSQLRYVWQTENQLTIAVSGTGTAAMEATLANTVEPGDVVLVGVAGYFGNRLVDMAGRYGADVRSITKPWGQVFSLEELRTALETHRPAILALVHAETSTGARQPLEGVGDLCREFDCLLLLDTVTSLGGVPIFLDEWKVDLAYSCSQKGLGCSPGASPFTMGPRAIAKMQQRKTKVANWYLDMNLLGKYWGSERVYHHTAPINLYYGLREALRLIGEEGLANCWQRHQKNVEYLWQRLEEVGLTPHVEREFRLPTLTTVRIPEGVDGKAIARQLLNEHNIEVGGGLSELAGKVWRVGLMGYNSRPESVDRLVAALKQVLPKQ comes from the coding sequence ATGACATTAACACTTTCCATCAACGACGCTCAGCGATTACAACTCGCTCCTCTAGCCGCGCCTACCCGCTTGCTGTTGGGGCCTGGTCCCTCTAATGCTCACCCCGACGTGTTAGCCGCCATGAGCCAAACACCAGTAGGCCATCTCGATCCAACTTTTCTGCAATTGATGGACGAGATTCAATCGCAGTTGCGCTACGTCTGGCAAACCGAAAACCAACTGACGATCGCGGTTAGCGGTACGGGTACAGCGGCTATGGAAGCCACCCTCGCCAATACCGTCGAACCAGGGGATGTGGTGCTGGTGGGTGTCGCAGGCTACTTTGGCAACCGTCTGGTTGATATGGCTGGACGCTACGGCGCTGATGTTCGCAGCATTACCAAGCCTTGGGGCCAAGTTTTCTCTCTAGAAGAACTCCGCACCGCTTTAGAAACTCACCGTCCGGCGATTTTGGCTCTAGTTCATGCTGAAACTTCCACCGGAGCCCGCCAACCGTTAGAAGGAGTGGGTGATCTGTGCCGCGAGTTCGACTGCTTGTTGCTACTTGATACCGTTACCAGTCTGGGTGGTGTGCCTATCTTCTTGGATGAGTGGAAAGTAGACTTGGCTTATAGTTGCAGCCAGAAAGGTTTGGGTTGTTCTCCAGGGGCTTCTCCTTTCACAATGGGACCACGGGCGATCGCGAAGATGCAGCAACGCAAAACCAAGGTGGCGAACTGGTATCTGGACATGAACCTGCTGGGCAAATATTGGGGGAGTGAGCGGGTTTATCACCACACTGCACCGATCAACCTCTACTATGGCCTGCGGGAAGCCCTGCGCCTGATTGGTGAAGAAGGATTGGCTAACTGCTGGCAGCGCCACCAAAAGAACGTGGAATACCTCTGGCAAAGACTAGAAGAAGTTGGCCTCACTCCCCACGTTGAGCGTGAGTTCCGCCTCCCGACTCTAACCACAGTACGAATTCCTGAAGGCGTGGATGGCAAAGCGATCGCCCGTCAACTCCTCAACGAACACAATATTGAAGTCGGCGGCGGTTTAAGCGAACTGGCAGGCAAAGTCTGGCGCGTGGGTCTAATGGGCTATAACAGCCGCCCCGAAAGCGTTGATCGTCTAGTTGCAGCTCTGAAGCAAGTTCTACCCAAACAGTAA
- a CDS encoding TraX family protein, with protein MSLQLNNFHIKLLAAIFMVIDHVGVVFFPNVLAFRIVGRISFPLFAWLLAQGEQHTRNVERYLFRLLVLGLISQPLYILALQGEFLNILFTLMLGVAMLRLARHWPEQRYGIWAASMIAAELLKFEYGAYGLAIIGLLSQHRSRYYWWGIWLGLHLFLAIASSEFGLFQLPAALAPLFLLLANQQKGPTMRWFYTFYPAHLLLIWAVVRSQ; from the coding sequence ATGTCGTTGCAGCTAAATAACTTCCACATCAAGCTTTTGGCTGCAATCTTCATGGTGATCGACCATGTGGGGGTAGTTTTCTTTCCCAACGTCCTAGCGTTTCGTATAGTAGGTCGTATCAGCTTTCCTTTATTTGCGTGGCTGCTGGCACAAGGAGAACAACATACTCGTAATGTAGAGCGCTATTTATTCAGGCTGCTGGTGTTAGGCCTTATCAGTCAGCCGTTGTATATCCTGGCTTTGCAGGGTGAATTCCTCAATATCCTATTTACGCTGATGTTGGGAGTAGCGATGTTGCGATTGGCGCGTCACTGGCCAGAACAGCGCTATGGAATTTGGGCGGCGAGTATGATTGCCGCAGAACTGCTGAAGTTTGAATATGGCGCTTACGGGCTTGCGATTATTGGGCTATTGTCGCAGCATCGCTCTCGCTATTACTGGTGGGGAATCTGGCTAGGATTACATCTCTTTTTGGCGATCGCTTCCAGTGAATTTGGTTTATTTCAACTGCCTGCTGCATTGGCTCCACTGTTCTTGTTATTAGCAAATCAGCAGAAAGGGCCGACGATGCGCTGGTTTTATACTTTCTACCCTGCTCATCTACTGTTGATTTGGGCTGTGGTTCGTAGCCAGTAA
- a CDS encoding DUF2809 domain-containing protein, translating into MPTPSHHDWMKYRIALFLGILAIAPLGYGVRFSKFGPAWFNDGAGSVAYEIFWIFLVAFFLPTASPLRIAVGVCLATSGLEFLQLWQPPWLQALRTTLPGRLVLGNTFTWSDFFSYFIGSFIGWLGLRSLRYWLRTTAQINSR; encoded by the coding sequence ATGCCTACGCCATCTCACCATGACTGGATGAAATATCGAATCGCCTTGTTTCTAGGTATTTTGGCGATCGCACCTCTCGGTTATGGAGTTCGCTTCTCCAAATTTGGCCCTGCTTGGTTCAACGATGGGGCGGGTAGTGTCGCCTACGAAATCTTTTGGATCTTCCTGGTGGCGTTTTTTCTACCCACCGCATCTCCTCTTCGGATTGCTGTAGGTGTCTGCTTAGCTACCAGTGGTCTAGAGTTTCTGCAACTTTGGCAACCTCCGTGGCTACAAGCCTTACGCACCACGCTACCAGGCCGACTTGTACTAGGAAATACATTTACTTGGTCAGATTTTTTCAGCTATTTTATTGGCAGCTTTATCGGCTGGCTGGGGCTGCGATCGCTCCGTTACTGGCTACGAACCACAGCCCAAATCAACAGTAGATGA
- a CDS encoding LysR family transcriptional regulator gives MKQITLHQLQVFEAAARHCSFTRAAEELFLTQPTISMQVKQLSQAIGLPLFEQVGKRLFLTDAGQELLVTCREIFERLSLLEMAVANMKGLKQGQLRLAVITTAKYVVPRLLGPFCQRYPGIDVSLKVTNHERVLERMTGNMDDLYIVSQPPEHLDLQSYAFVENPLVVLAPPNHPLAHAKHISLKQLADEPFIMREPGSGTRKVVQELFDRYGIPIKVKLEIGSNEAIKQAIAGGLGISVLSLHSLNLEGNRGQFSILNVEHFPILRHWYVVYPTGKQLSVVAQTFFDYLQEEGRQIADLKNTVGWSSELKNLVNLV, from the coding sequence GTGAAACAAATTACGCTCCACCAGCTCCAAGTCTTTGAAGCGGCAGCTCGCCATTGCAGTTTCACTCGTGCTGCTGAAGAACTTTTTCTGACTCAGCCCACCATTTCCATGCAGGTGAAGCAACTCTCTCAAGCGATCGGCTTGCCTTTGTTTGAGCAAGTGGGTAAGCGGCTTTTCTTGACAGACGCTGGGCAAGAACTCCTTGTGACTTGCCGGGAGATTTTTGAGCGCCTCTCTTTGCTAGAAATGGCTGTGGCGAATATGAAGGGTCTTAAGCAGGGGCAACTACGTCTCGCAGTTATTACAACTGCAAAATATGTTGTACCTCGATTGCTGGGGCCGTTTTGCCAGCGCTACCCCGGTATCGATGTGTCGCTGAAAGTGACCAATCACGAACGGGTTCTAGAACGGATGACAGGGAACATGGATGATCTCTATATTGTGAGCCAGCCACCAGAGCATCTAGATCTTCAATCCTATGCCTTTGTCGAAAACCCTTTGGTGGTCTTGGCTCCTCCCAATCATCCTTTAGCGCATGCCAAACATATCTCTCTCAAGCAGTTAGCAGACGAGCCGTTTATTATGCGGGAGCCTGGTTCTGGAACGCGCAAAGTAGTGCAGGAACTGTTCGATCGCTATGGAATCCCCATCAAGGTTAAGCTCGAAATTGGCAGCAATGAAGCGATTAAGCAAGCGATCGCAGGGGGTTTAGGAATCTCGGTGCTTTCGTTGCACAGCTTAAATTTGGAGGGAAACCGCGGGCAATTCAGCATTTTGAATGTCGAACACTTTCCCATCCTACGACACTGGTATGTGGTCTATCCCACAGGCAAACAGCTTTCTGTTGTAGCTCAAACTTTTTTCGACTATTTGCAGGAAGAAGGAAGGCAAATTGCGGATTTGAAAAATACTGTGGGATGGTCATCTGAATTGAAGAATTTGGTTAATTTGGTCTAA
- a CDS encoding Nif11-like leader peptide family natural product precursor — MTQGAAQFFKAATQDEALKNKLKATSNPQTFIEIAAQSGYEFTLEDLNTAIEQLSEAEIAAMINPGIGPRQHILPR; from the coding sequence ATGACACAAGGTGCAGCCCAATTTTTTAAGGCGGCCACCCAGGACGAAGCCTTAAAAAACAAGCTAAAAGCAACTTCCAATCCGCAAACTTTTATTGAGATTGCGGCCCAAAGTGGCTATGAATTTACTTTGGAAGATCTTAATACAGCTATTGAGCAACTTTCGGAAGCTGAAATCGCGGCGATGATTAATCCTGGAATTGGGCCGCGTCAGCACATATTACCCAGGTAA
- a CDS encoding SDR family oxidoreductase translates to MAPTALVTGGSEGIGKATALLLARQGYDLVLAARHSDRLDATASEVRSLGRDVLPVVTDMKDPVQVNTLVDKALGHYGHLDVLVNNAGIYLSGPVEAFSLDDWHQAIDLNLWGYIHAIHALLPHFLQRGTGTIVNVSSIGGKVPVPYLAPYCTTKFAVTGLTESLHSELSPKGIHVAGIYPNVIKSNFMQRAIFRGKDTQDQQARQEQLEQVLKVPVVEKPEDVAQAIWSAIAHKKAEVVVGSANMSIAASRTFPSLMQWIFRKTFQLKDQT, encoded by the coding sequence ATGGCTCCTACAGCATTAGTTACAGGCGGCTCTGAAGGCATTGGCAAAGCAACAGCCCTGCTTCTAGCTCGCCAAGGTTATGACTTAGTCCTAGCAGCGCGCCATAGCGACCGACTCGACGCGACAGCCAGTGAAGTGCGATCGCTGGGACGAGATGTATTGCCTGTGGTAACGGATATGAAAGATCCAGTTCAGGTAAACACACTCGTTGACAAAGCTCTAGGACATTACGGCCACTTAGATGTTTTAGTGAATAATGCTGGGATATATCTCTCTGGTCCGGTCGAAGCCTTCTCTTTAGATGACTGGCACCAAGCTATCGACCTTAACTTATGGGGATATATCCATGCTATTCATGCCTTGCTTCCTCACTTCCTTCAGCGTGGCACTGGCACCATCGTCAATGTGAGTTCTATTGGTGGTAAAGTTCCGGTTCCTTATTTGGCTCCTTACTGCACAACCAAATTTGCTGTGACTGGCCTGACGGAATCCTTGCACTCGGAGCTATCTCCCAAAGGGATTCATGTCGCGGGCATCTATCCCAATGTGATCAAAAGCAATTTTATGCAGCGAGCTATCTTCCGGGGTAAAGATACTCAAGATCAGCAAGCGCGGCAGGAACAGTTAGAACAAGTTTTGAAGGTGCCTGTGGTAGAGAAGCCAGAAGATGTGGCACAGGCCATTTGGAGCGCGATCGCTCATAAAAAAGCTGAGGTCGTTGTTGGTTCGGCAAATATGTCAATTGCAGCGAGCCGCACTTTCCCCAGCTTAATGCAGTGGATTTTCAGAAAAACATTCCAATTAAAAGATCAAACCTAG